From Candidatus Nucleicultrix amoebiphila FS5, a single genomic window includes:
- a CDS encoding NAD(P)-dependent oxidoreductase: MKKILISNVGFGEACPSALTLLKENAYVIENKNNIKFTEADFFNHQIHDVDVLIAGTEKITRTLIESATKLKLIGRVGVGIDNIDLDVVQAKKIKISYTPDAPSTAVPEFTIALILNLIKGVSYSDRKMHQKIWHRPMGRTLSKCKIGIIGAGKIGSSVIKLITSLAPTLEVFFYDPQIECIKNAQKISLNDLFQICDIISLHVPLNEFTKNLVDTNLLSKMPQGSYLINTSRGGIVNEASLYDALKSNLAGAAIDVFEQEPYMGKLCELENCILTSHIGSMTRETRGLMETQIAEDVINFIRNKPLMRPFENF, from the coding sequence ATGAAAAAGATACTTATCTCAAATGTTGGATTTGGAGAAGCTTGTCCTAGTGCATTAACTTTGTTGAAAGAAAATGCTTACGTCATTGAAAATAAAAACAATATAAAATTTACAGAAGCTGATTTTTTTAATCATCAAATCCATGATGTGGATGTTTTGATAGCTGGCACAGAGAAAATCACTCGGACACTTATTGAAAGTGCCACTAAACTCAAACTAATAGGACGGGTAGGGGTAGGAATAGATAATATTGACCTTGACGTTGTACAGGCTAAAAAAATCAAAATAAGCTATACTCCAGATGCACCTTCGACAGCAGTGCCTGAGTTTACAATTGCATTGATACTGAATTTAATAAAAGGTGTTTCTTATTCTGATCGTAAAATGCATCAAAAAATTTGGCATAGGCCAATGGGACGCACTTTATCAAAGTGTAAAATTGGAATTATTGGTGCAGGAAAAATTGGATCGTCGGTCATAAAATTAATAACCTCTTTAGCCCCAACCCTTGAAGTCTTTTTTTACGATCCACAGATTGAGTGCATTAAAAATGCTCAAAAAATTTCATTGAATGACTTATTTCAAATTTGCGATATTATTTCGCTCCATGTTCCATTAAACGAATTCACAAAAAACCTTGTAGATACAAATCTACTAAGTAAGATGCCTCAAGGCAGCTATTTAATTAACACATCCAGAGGGGGTATTGTTAATGAAGCATCCTTATATGACGCTTTAAAATCAAATTTAGCAGGAGCGGCCATTGATGTATTTGAACAAGAACCCTACATGGGCAAATTGTGTGAACTAGAAAACTGCATTTTAACATCTCATATAGGATCAATGACGCGTGAAACGAGGGGATTAATGGAGACCCAAATTGCAGAAGATGTTATAAATTTCATTAGAAATAAGCCTCTAATGAGACCTTTTGAAAACTTTTAA
- a CDS encoding glycosyltransferase family 2 protein: MNKNSLPLVSIVIATFNRAPLLKETLQSVISQTYKNLEIIVVGDGCTDNTEEVVANLNDTRIHYFEITHAGRPAVPRNFGAMKAKGNYIAFCDDDDIWVNTKIEKQLAVFLCNPELGLVYTGFSNFTKNTDFSEVVNLDKTSFEKQLYRNRIAFSTIMISKKILHKIQGFDERAALKASEDYLFVLKIVACYPFFFLNEPLLKYRVHAEGISSTKNSVWKLFKYYIRLLICFFECYKLRYLSFSKLIFMGLYHFKHVSKMILFTYFQSFKNIWCLKR; encoded by the coding sequence ATGAACAAAAATTCATTGCCTCTTGTTTCCATAGTAATAGCTACTTTTAATAGAGCACCTCTCTTAAAGGAGACCTTACAGTCTGTTATTAGCCAAACTTACAAAAACCTTGAAATTATAGTTGTTGGAGATGGATGCACAGATAATACTGAAGAGGTTGTTGCGAATCTTAATGATACCAGGATACACTATTTTGAGATAACACATGCTGGTAGACCTGCTGTTCCCAGAAATTTTGGTGCCATGAAAGCGAAAGGTAATTATATTGCTTTTTGTGATGATGACGATATTTGGGTGAATACTAAAATTGAAAAGCAGCTCGCCGTCTTTTTGTGCAATCCTGAGCTAGGATTAGTTTACACTGGTTTTTCTAATTTTACTAAAAATACTGATTTTTCAGAAGTTGTTAATCTTGATAAGACTAGTTTTGAGAAGCAGCTTTACCGAAATAGGATTGCTTTTTCAACTATCATGATTTCTAAAAAGATACTTCATAAAATTCAAGGATTTGATGAGAGAGCCGCTTTGAAAGCATCGGAAGATTATCTCTTTGTATTAAAAATTGTTGCTTGTTACCCCTTTTTTTTCTTAAATGAACCACTTCTAAAATATCGTGTTCACGCAGAGGGTATTAGTTCAACTAAAAATTCTGTTTGGAAATTATTCAAGTATTATATTCGCTTGTTAATTTGTTTCTTTGAGTGTTATAAGTTAAGATATTTATCATTTTCTAAGTTAATATTTATGGGTCTTTATCATTTTAAGCATGTATCAAAAATGATTTTATTTACATATTTTCAATCTTTTAAGAATATATGGTGTCTCAAAAGATGA
- a CDS encoding class I SAM-dependent methyltransferase gives MSSVYKNVYYENWLDPTEEPSYFQYWNNPSKEESFDDFQKMEAHLSDIGLYKDLENILKYCKARNLKILGHGLDLAAGNLWATAYLLNNSNSIEKMLCLEFSKHRLLNLGPKLLNHYKVDKTKVQLILGNFYDLKLADESIDFVILSEALHHAGDPKKLLAQVYRVLKKNGVVILIGDLFISKTLYLKCFANYIISYAFFKIAPHVLKRKFNKFLEKKDFSINFRDLYFPPDQETGDHYFLRSEFHSFFKEFFWFKEFKSTKKNLLSFVLVKK, from the coding sequence TTGTCCTCGGTTTATAAAAATGTCTATTATGAGAACTGGCTCGATCCCACAGAAGAACCTAGTTATTTTCAATACTGGAATAACCCATCAAAAGAAGAGAGTTTTGATGATTTTCAAAAAATGGAAGCTCATTTATCAGATATAGGCCTTTATAAGGACTTGGAGAATATTCTTAAATATTGTAAAGCCAGAAACCTCAAAATATTAGGTCACGGTCTAGACCTTGCTGCAGGAAATCTCTGGGCAACCGCCTATCTTTTAAACAACAGCAACTCTATTGAAAAAATGCTTTGTTTAGAATTTTCAAAACATCGACTTCTAAACCTTGGTCCTAAACTACTCAATCATTATAAAGTAGATAAAACAAAGGTACAGCTTATTTTGGGAAATTTTTATGATCTAAAACTAGCTGATGAAAGTATAGATTTCGTTATATTATCAGAAGCACTACATCACGCCGGTGACCCCAAAAAACTGCTCGCTCAAGTTTATCGAGTTCTTAAGAAAAATGGCGTGGTGATTCTTATTGGAGATCTTTTTATTTCAAAAACGCTCTACTTAAAATGCTTCGCTAACTATATTATCTCTTATGCATTCTTTAAAATTGCTCCTCATGTTTTAAAAAGAAAATTTAATAAATTTCTGGAAAAAAAGGATTTTTCTATTAATTTCAGAGATTTATATTTCCCTCCAGATCAAGAAACGGGTGATCATTATTTTTTACGTTCTGAATTTCACAGTTTTTTTAAAGAATTTTTTTGGTTCAAAGAATTTAAATCAACAAAAAAAAATCTTCTTTCATTTGTTTTAGTTAAGAAATAA
- a CDS encoding class I SAM-dependent methyltransferase — MPLAKSSYLVGNSRYWENANYDATNVGHPAFKFYGLILKPDFNMTGENGENLLDWGCGRGANVNYFNQLGFKAQGMDMSESDIEVAKIRYPHIAHRFTRVSPSPSENTLPIEKYDVITAIQSLYYLSNTDFKILIDSLYSALKPNGIFYATMMGISHGYFEFSKEHEDGLRQITFNTKRGYSLEQYFVNFTQNKEHLIDKLSAFKPVHIGYYDEKYREDEGSGFHWTFVGQKIV, encoded by the coding sequence ATGCCTCTCGCAAAATCATCTTATCTAGTGGGTAACTCTCGTTATTGGGAAAATGCAAATTATGATGCAACAAATGTTGGACATCCAGCATTTAAATTTTATGGTTTAATATTAAAACCTGATTTCAATATGACAGGTGAGAATGGAGAGAATTTACTTGATTGGGGATGCGGACGCGGAGCGAATGTTAATTATTTCAATCAATTAGGCTTTAAAGCTCAGGGCATGGATATGAGCGAAAGCGATATTGAAGTTGCGAAAATTAGATATCCGCACATTGCTCATCGTTTCACTCGCGTTTCCCCCTCACCTTCTGAGAACACACTGCCTATAGAAAAATATGATGTAATAACAGCTATTCAAAGCCTTTATTATCTTTCTAATACAGATTTCAAAATTTTAATCGATAGTCTATATAGTGCTTTAAAACCTAATGGGATTTTTTATGCCACAATGATGGGTATCTCTCATGGGTATTTTGAATTTTCAAAAGAGCATGAAGATGGTCTTCGACAAATTACATTTAATACAAAAAGAGGATATAGTCTTGAACAGTATTTTGTAAATTTTACTCAAAATAAAGAACACTTAATAGATAAATTATCTGCTTTTAAACCTGTACATATTGGTTATTATGATGAAAAATATAGAGAGGATGAAGGTTCAGGTTTTCATTGGACCTTTGTAGGTCAGAAAATTGTATAA
- a CDS encoding LIC12162 family transferase codes for MQKKLVIGTASSERTQKNLVIPFVSSKLTDGKLLVKDLNNLLCPKIFSDISEKDKVYQNLDSLIEYFVVKHTKKLKKTTKDHLSDDFYNFLLRPYFNYIICSVFSKFQILKNVIDSSKESLAVEALDVNLGERFINFQHFHLNFHFNQNFHMWISSVILNFLKNDRVKIKTIGSFHPQPFLNKKRSIWNEIIKYKMFTKPHRFFFLFSNLLNDKFNKHLLFKKVYGIGFFISLVFSSILLLKRRRHFVEQKSAKVHKKNFNLDNWDPNFINSLEHIIMQTLPYSFNEGFNDYLSKEKNTKTRKARIIFDKSTMQDEFLIKQALSKENGRLVFVQHGAGYCTHNEYRLLSYEFNSDMFIIWGKQAPNKGQCEFISLPSPLLSKMKNKHRFKTDTLVFGGTCINPLWDGVLYPDPSHLRGYLAQKVDFFNSIDTRLIKKSFYKAHPAGENDTVFFNEVFFIKNSLPELQIIPSNMNFEKYLLSCRLLILDHYGTAFYKAMASNTPTILYFGFPFFDFLPEFKNLLNEFHECGVFVTSAKDAAIKANDLWDNVEEWWLSSKVQNTRNKFCKLYAQTDSFYLFKWANAIFKL; via the coding sequence ACACAAAAGAATTTAGTGATTCCTTTTGTCTCCTCAAAATTGACTGATGGAAAACTGCTTGTAAAAGATCTGAACAATTTATTATGCCCGAAAATTTTTAGTGATATTTCTGAAAAAGATAAAGTCTATCAAAATCTCGACTCTTTAATTGAATATTTCGTCGTTAAACATACCAAAAAATTAAAAAAAACAACAAAGGATCATCTCAGTGACGATTTCTATAATTTTTTATTAAGGCCTTATTTTAATTACATTATATGCTCGGTATTTTCAAAATTTCAAATTTTAAAAAATGTTATTGATAGCTCAAAAGAGTCCCTCGCAGTGGAAGCATTAGATGTAAATCTAGGTGAAAGATTTATTAATTTTCAACACTTCCACCTTAATTTTCATTTCAATCAGAATTTTCATATGTGGATTTCTTCTGTCATACTAAATTTTCTGAAAAACGATCGAGTAAAAATAAAAACAATAGGATCATTTCATCCACAACCTTTTCTTAATAAGAAACGTTCCATATGGAACGAAATTATTAAATATAAAATGTTTACTAAACCTCATAGATTCTTTTTTCTTTTTTCCAATCTCTTAAATGATAAATTTAATAAACATTTATTATTTAAGAAAGTTTACGGGATTGGTTTTTTTATATCTCTTGTTTTTTCAAGTATACTCCTTCTAAAGAGAAGAAGACATTTTGTCGAACAAAAGTCAGCTAAGGTTCATAAAAAAAATTTCAACTTAGATAATTGGGACCCTAATTTTATTAATTCTCTAGAACATATTATTATGCAAACTCTTCCCTATAGTTTTAATGAAGGCTTTAATGATTATCTTTCGAAAGAGAAAAATACAAAAACAAGGAAAGCCAGAATTATCTTTGATAAGTCTACGATGCAAGATGAATTCTTGATTAAGCAAGCACTCTCAAAAGAAAATGGACGGTTAGTTTTTGTGCAGCATGGGGCGGGTTATTGTACACATAATGAATATAGACTTCTCTCTTATGAATTTAATTCAGATATGTTTATAATTTGGGGAAAACAAGCGCCTAACAAAGGACAATGTGAATTTATTTCTTTGCCCAGTCCCTTACTTTCTAAAATGAAAAACAAGCATCGATTTAAGACAGATACTCTTGTTTTTGGAGGGACTTGTATAAACCCATTGTGGGATGGTGTCCTTTACCCGGATCCATCTCATTTAAGAGGGTATTTGGCTCAAAAAGTTGACTTTTTTAATTCGATAGATACAAGGCTTATCAAAAAATCCTTTTATAAGGCTCATCCTGCTGGGGAAAACGATACTGTCTTCTTTAATGAAGTCTTTTTTATTAAAAACTCATTACCAGAATTACAAATAATACCTTCAAATATGAATTTTGAAAAATATCTCTTAAGCTGCAGACTATTAATTTTAGATCATTATGGCACCGCATTTTATAAAGCTATGGCTTCAAATACACCCACCATCTTATATTTTGGTTTCCCATTTTTTGATTTTCTCCCAGAATTTAAGAATTTACTAAATGAATTTCATGAATGTGGCGTGTTCGTAACATCAGCAAAAGATGCAGCAATCAAAGCAAACGATTTGTGGGATAATGTTGAAGAATGGTGGCTATCATCAAAAGTGCAAAACACTAGAAATAAATTTTGTAAATTATATGCTCAGACTGATAGTTTTTATCTATTTAAGTGGGCGAATGCCATTTTTAAGTTGTAA